From Hartmannibacter diazotrophicus, a single genomic window includes:
- a CDS encoding zinc-dependent alcohol dehydrogenase family protein, which translates to MRAMVLARPKTPLNMEERPDPVPGPGEIRVRVEACAVCRTDLHVVDGDLPYLGHPVVPGHEIVGIVDQVGEGVSDHDLGMRVGIPWLGHTCGTCPYCCSGQENLCDEPAFTGYTRDGGFATHVIADAAFAFPMDGFDDPVAAAPLMCAGLIGWRSLRMAGNGKRIGLYGFGAAAHIIAQVCIWQGREVYAFARPGDESAMDHARALGAVWAGGSDESPPELLDAAIIFAPVGDLVPAALKAVRKGGTVVCGGIYMSDIPQFPYRILWEERQVRSVANLTRQDAIEFLEIAPKAGVRTTTTVYPLEKANEALDDLRAGRFQGAAVLVP; encoded by the coding sequence ATGAGGGCCATGGTGCTTGCAAGGCCGAAAACGCCTCTGAACATGGAGGAAAGACCCGATCCGGTTCCTGGTCCCGGAGAAATCCGGGTTCGCGTCGAAGCCTGCGCCGTCTGCCGGACCGACCTTCATGTGGTCGACGGCGATCTGCCGTATCTCGGTCACCCTGTCGTCCCCGGTCACGAGATCGTCGGCATCGTCGATCAGGTCGGAGAGGGCGTCTCCGACCACGACCTCGGCATGCGTGTTGGGATTCCCTGGCTCGGCCACACCTGCGGAACCTGTCCCTATTGCTGCTCCGGCCAGGAAAACCTCTGCGACGAGCCCGCCTTCACCGGCTATACGCGCGACGGCGGCTTCGCGACGCATGTCATCGCCGACGCCGCCTTTGCCTTTCCGATGGACGGATTCGACGATCCGGTTGCCGCGGCGCCCTTGATGTGCGCAGGACTCATAGGCTGGCGCTCTCTCAGGATGGCCGGAAACGGCAAGCGTATCGGCCTCTACGGCTTCGGGGCCGCGGCCCACATCATCGCGCAGGTCTGTATCTGGCAGGGACGTGAGGTCTACGCCTTTGCGCGTCCAGGCGACGAGTCGGCGATGGATCACGCCCGTGCGCTTGGTGCGGTCTGGGCCGGTGGGTCCGATGAAAGCCCTCCAGAACTGCTGGATGCGGCCATCATCTTCGCGCCGGTCGGCGACCTCGTGCCGGCCGCCTTGAAGGCCGTGCGCAAGGGCGGGACCGTCGTCTGCGGCGGCATCTACATGTCCGACATTCCCCAGTTTCCCTATCGGATCCTGTGGGAGGAGCGACAAGTCAGATCCGTCGCCAATCTCACTCGCCAGGATGCCATCGAATTCCTGGAGATTGCGCCCAAGGCCGGCGTCCGGACGACAACGACGGTCTATCCTCTGGAAAAGGCCAACGAAGCCCTCGACGACCTTCGCGCCGGCCGCTTCCAGGGCGCAGCGGTGCTGGTTCCCTGA
- a CDS encoding GNAT family N-acetyltransferase, translating to MHSPKPAVTVRASSEADMAAAADIYAHHVLHGLASFEEVPPTLGDMVSRRTSVLAAGLPYLVAEMDGAVVGYAYAGPYRPRPAYRYTVENSVYVRDGLGGHGIGSALLGALIAECEKGPWRQMLAVIGNSENAASIGLHQRMGFRHAGTFTSVGFKFGRWVDSVLMQRPLGPGDTTLPDPR from the coding sequence ATGCACTCTCCCAAGCCTGCGGTGACCGTCCGGGCCTCGAGCGAGGCAGACATGGCGGCCGCTGCCGACATCTACGCCCACCACGTGCTCCACGGCCTTGCGAGCTTTGAAGAAGTGCCGCCCACGCTCGGCGACATGGTGAGCCGCCGCACCAGCGTTCTGGCGGCGGGCCTGCCCTATCTCGTCGCTGAGATGGACGGCGCGGTCGTCGGCTACGCCTATGCGGGCCCGTATCGGCCGCGGCCGGCCTATCGCTATACGGTGGAAAACTCGGTCTATGTGCGCGATGGCCTCGGCGGCCACGGCATCGGCAGCGCGCTCCTCGGCGCGTTGATTGCGGAGTGCGAGAAAGGGCCCTGGCGGCAGATGCTCGCCGTCATCGGCAACAGCGAGAATGCGGCCTCGATCGGGCTTCACCAGCGGATGGGATTTCGCCACGCCGGCACCTTCACCTCGGTCGGGTTCAAATTCGGCCGTTGGGTGGACAGCGTGCTGATGCAGCGACCGCTCGGCCCCGGCGACACGACGCTTCCCGATCCCCGCTGA
- a CDS encoding ketopantoate reductase family protein gives MKVAVMGAGAVGCYFGAQLARAGHEVVLIGRPAHVEAIMRDGLHFESAGCDGYIRLNASTAPDAVSGADLVLFCVKSADTEEAGRQMLPHLASRCAIWSLQNGVDNADRLQEVLGRPVTPAVVYVAAEMAGAGHVLHHGRGELVIAPGDNNGELARLLTEASVPTTISDNVAGALWAKLILNCAYNALSAITQLPYGKLVSQPGVKDVIRDVVEECLGVANALGIVIPGDIWAAVEGIATTMAGQYSSTAQDLARGKRTEIDHLNGFVVDKAASVGLPTPVNRTLLTLVRLLETKAADGR, from the coding sequence ATGAAAGTCGCGGTGATGGGGGCCGGCGCCGTCGGCTGTTACTTCGGAGCCCAGCTTGCCAGAGCTGGCCACGAGGTCGTTCTGATCGGCCGGCCGGCCCACGTCGAGGCGATCATGCGCGACGGCCTTCACTTCGAGAGCGCCGGCTGCGACGGGTATATCCGGCTGAACGCCTCGACCGCGCCCGATGCGGTATCCGGAGCGGACCTCGTCCTCTTCTGCGTCAAGTCGGCCGACACCGAAGAAGCCGGACGCCAGATGCTCCCGCACCTGGCCTCCCGCTGCGCGATCTGGAGCCTGCAGAACGGCGTCGACAACGCGGATCGACTGCAGGAGGTGCTTGGCCGGCCGGTCACGCCGGCCGTGGTTTATGTCGCGGCGGAAATGGCCGGGGCAGGGCACGTCCTCCATCATGGCCGAGGCGAACTCGTCATCGCGCCCGGAGACAACAACGGCGAACTCGCCCGGCTCCTGACCGAGGCGAGCGTGCCGACCACCATTTCGGACAATGTCGCCGGCGCGCTCTGGGCCAAGCTGATCCTGAACTGCGCCTACAATGCATTGTCGGCGATCACTCAGCTTCCCTACGGCAAGCTGGTCAGCCAGCCGGGCGTCAAGGATGTGATCCGCGATGTGGTGGAGGAATGCCTTGGCGTTGCCAATGCCCTCGGCATCGTCATTCCGGGCGACATCTGGGCAGCGGTGGAGGGAATCGCCACGACGATGGCCGGTCAATATTCGTCGACGGCGCAGGATCTCGCACGCGGCAAACGAACAGAAATTGATCACCTCAACGGCTTCGTTGTGGACAAAGCGGCATCCGTTGGTCTGCCGACGCCTGTGAACAGGACGCTGCTGACCCTCGTCCGCCTGCTTGAAACCAAAGCGGCGGACGGCCGATAG
- a CDS encoding acyltransferase family protein yields the protein MADQESLFLNRPDFARWGWRLGRRDARQSPAAAAVETNTSRQLVSIQILRAFAALMVVIFHVTDNAFSQSLGTVPVFMIGNAGVDIFFVISGFVMYLSTRSPTITPARFWEARIVRIVPLYYLATLTFLAVVLLLDRLPADFSAFEIVLSGLFIPFRNSLNGQEVPLLGVGWTLNYEAMFYLVVGLAIAIAPLQRKMQIVFIASVLCVLVVGRFLFEPTGAVGIRMTSPILLEFLSGMMLGVIESRRPRRQIVLGAAMIAAGVALMVFLDSRAGTMPRTIGYGLPAVLIVQGFILCEGLMRHRSLRLLRWFGDASYSIYLVHGIVIYAIVSPFSAYLPRSEASCVVLFVLACGAGLLCYEYVEQPLLRASKSVLSSVRRKYAAAKGAIDG from the coding sequence TTGGCGGACCAGGAAAGTCTGTTCCTGAACAGACCGGATTTCGCTCGCTGGGGATGGCGCCTGGGGCGGCGCGATGCCCGGCAATCGCCAGCCGCGGCGGCGGTTGAAACGAATACCTCCCGCCAACTGGTTTCGATCCAGATTCTGCGGGCGTTCGCCGCCCTGATGGTCGTCATATTCCATGTGACCGACAATGCGTTTTCCCAATCCCTCGGCACTGTCCCCGTGTTCATGATCGGCAATGCCGGCGTTGATATCTTCTTTGTTATCAGTGGCTTCGTCATGTATCTCTCGACACGGAGCCCGACGATCACACCGGCAAGGTTCTGGGAGGCGCGCATCGTTCGCATCGTCCCGCTCTACTACCTGGCCACATTGACCTTTCTTGCCGTCGTCCTTCTCCTCGATCGATTGCCCGCAGACTTTTCCGCTTTTGAAATCGTGCTCAGCGGCCTGTTCATCCCGTTCAGGAACTCCCTGAACGGTCAGGAAGTGCCTTTGCTTGGCGTTGGCTGGACCCTCAACTACGAGGCGATGTTCTATCTGGTCGTTGGCCTGGCCATTGCCATCGCGCCCTTGCAGAGAAAGATGCAGATCGTCTTCATCGCATCGGTTCTCTGCGTGCTCGTCGTCGGTCGTTTCCTGTTTGAGCCAACGGGCGCAGTTGGCATCCGCATGACGAGCCCGATCCTGCTTGAGTTCCTCTCGGGAATGATGCTTGGCGTCATTGAGAGCCGTCGGCCACGACGCCAGATCGTGCTGGGGGCAGCGATGATTGCAGCGGGCGTCGCGCTGATGGTCTTCCTTGATAGCCGCGCCGGGACGATGCCGAGGACGATCGGCTACGGTCTGCCGGCTGTTCTGATCGTTCAGGGCTTCATTCTGTGCGAAGGCCTGATGCGGCATCGCAGTCTTCGCCTGCTGCGCTGGTTCGGCGATGCGTCCTATTCGATCTATCTGGTCCACGGCATTGTCATTTATGCGATTGTCTCGCCGTTTTCGGCCTATCTGCCGAGGTCCGAGGCGTCCTGTGTCGTCCTCTTCGTCCTGGCCTGCGGTGCGGGGCTGCTGTGCTACGAATATGTCGAGCAGCCGCTTCTGAGGGCATCGAAGAGCGTGCTTTCGAGCGTGAGGAGAAAATACGCCGCTGCCAAGGGCGCGATCGACGGATAG
- a CDS encoding AAA family ATPase, whose amino-acid sequence MIVEDQSPVIAFLMSDKAHGAYSPAEKIETHISIIVLAGERVFKVKRAVKLPYADFSTPEKRLDVCRKEVERNGKTAPGLYLGAIRITREPDGTLVFDGTGDLVDAVVEMRRFDQKNLFDRMAAEGRLTPRLIDELGDEIANFHDTAPLGGDGGAANIAGVLDINKAGFATSHVFSDAELADFHARFRKAHARHAALMDQRGQGGRIRVCHGDLHLRNICLLDGKPRLFDCIEFNDQIATVDVLYDLAYLLMDLWHRDLPGLANRLLNRYLDRTGDDDGLPLVGFFMALRAAVRAHVTATQAEEGAGDVPALTAMARDYYDLARTLLQEAPPHVVAIGGLSGSGKSTVAEAVAPFVGSPPGARILESDCIRKAMFDVAAETKLPPEAYEPEVSRKVYETITAGAVGIAAAGTSVVANAVYDRPELRAAIEGAVKAVNIPFAGFWLDASPDLLRERVGARVKGASDADVKVLEGQLTHDLGVMEWTRLDAAEPVGKLAAEIRAANEV is encoded by the coding sequence ATGATCGTAGAAGACCAGAGCCCCGTGATCGCCTTCCTTATGTCGGACAAGGCGCATGGTGCCTACTCGCCGGCGGAGAAGATCGAAACCCATATCTCGATCATCGTTCTGGCCGGCGAACGTGTCTTCAAGGTGAAGCGGGCCGTCAAGCTGCCCTATGCGGATTTCTCGACGCCGGAAAAGCGCTTGGACGTCTGCCGCAAGGAGGTCGAGCGCAACGGCAAGACTGCTCCCGGTCTTTATCTCGGCGCCATAAGGATCACCCGCGAGCCGGATGGGACACTCGTTTTCGACGGAACGGGAGACCTCGTCGACGCGGTCGTGGAGATGCGTCGCTTCGACCAGAAGAACCTCTTTGACCGCATGGCGGCGGAGGGGCGGCTGACGCCGCGCCTCATTGACGAGCTTGGGGATGAAATCGCGAACTTTCATGACACGGCGCCCCTGGGCGGCGACGGCGGAGCCGCCAATATCGCCGGCGTGCTCGATATCAACAAAGCCGGGTTTGCGACGAGCCATGTGTTCTCCGATGCCGAACTCGCCGATTTTCACGCCCGCTTCCGAAAGGCCCATGCGCGCCATGCCGCACTGATGGATCAGCGTGGGCAGGGCGGGCGCATCCGCGTCTGTCATGGCGACCTGCATCTGCGCAACATCTGCCTCCTTGACGGCAAGCCGCGCCTTTTCGACTGCATCGAGTTCAACGACCAGATCGCAACCGTCGATGTTCTCTACGATCTCGCCTATCTGCTGATGGACCTCTGGCACCGCGATCTGCCCGGTCTCGCCAACCGTCTCCTCAACCGCTATCTCGACCGGACCGGCGACGACGACGGCCTGCCGCTCGTCGGCTTCTTCATGGCGTTGAGGGCGGCCGTCCGGGCTCACGTGACCGCGACTCAGGCGGAAGAAGGCGCTGGCGACGTTCCGGCCCTGACGGCAATGGCGCGGGACTACTACGACCTTGCCAGGACCCTGCTGCAAGAAGCCCCTCCGCATGTCGTCGCCATCGGCGGGCTCAGCGGCTCCGGCAAGTCAACGGTCGCCGAAGCCGTGGCGCCATTCGTCGGATCGCCTCCGGGCGCCCGCATTCTGGAAAGCGATTGCATTCGCAAGGCGATGTTCGACGTGGCCGCAGAAACGAAGCTGCCGCCGGAAGCCTATGAGCCGGAGGTCTCCCGCAAGGTCTACGAGACGATCACGGCCGGTGCCGTCGGGATTGCCGCTGCCGGCACCTCTGTCGTCGCCAACGCCGTCTACGACCGTCCCGAGTTGCGCGCGGCCATCGAAGGGGCCGTGAAGGCGGTCAACATCCCCTTCGCCGGCTTCTGGCTGGACGCAAGCCCGGACCTCCTGCGCGAGCGTGTCGGGGCGCGGGTCAAGGGTGCGTCCGACGCCGATGTGAAGGTCCTCGAGGGTCAGTTGACCCATGACCTTGGCGTCATGGAATGGACCCGGCTCGACGCCGCCGAACCCGTCGGGAAACTGGCGGCCGAGATTCGCGCGGCGAACGAGGTATAA
- a CDS encoding amidase, whose translation MLSVLDLVTRLDNGTLDLAGLYRQVAETIEAKEPEIEACAFIDWQRLKTPDNVHGPLRGLPYGVKDIFDTAEMPTTYGSPIYDGYRPKADASVVSMTARAGGVAVAKTRTTEFAFLQPTITRNPHNTAHTPGGSSSGSAAAVAAGMLPFAFGTQTAGSTIRPASFCGIAGFKPSYRILPTVGLKTFSWNLDTVGVFAASVADCAFVLSAISGREFHLGDADAAAPRVAVLRSGFSVEADAEMLGALDEAARIAEAAGATIVDFAFDPALIAADNAHPVIMNHEAALALAYEFDHHGDALSPRMREALAAGGAISVADYDAARSIAHRGRRRFDDIFEAFDVILCPSAPGAAPAGLEATGNPAFNRLFTLIGAPTVSVPGMHTSAGLPLGLQVVSRFGSDDMALRAAHWLELQMARK comes from the coding sequence ATGCTTTCGGTTCTCGATCTCGTCACGCGGCTGGACAATGGCACCCTGGACCTTGCCGGGCTCTATCGTCAGGTGGCCGAAACCATCGAGGCCAAGGAGCCGGAAATCGAAGCCTGCGCCTTCATCGATTGGCAGCGGCTGAAGACGCCCGACAACGTGCACGGCCCGCTGCGCGGACTGCCCTATGGCGTGAAGGACATCTTCGACACGGCCGAGATGCCGACCACCTACGGCTCGCCGATCTACGACGGCTATCGCCCGAAGGCGGACGCCTCTGTCGTCTCGATGACGGCGCGGGCGGGCGGCGTTGCCGTTGCCAAGACGCGGACCACGGAGTTTGCCTTCCTGCAGCCGACGATCACGCGCAATCCGCACAACACGGCCCATACGCCCGGCGGTTCATCCTCGGGCTCGGCGGCAGCGGTGGCCGCCGGCATGCTGCCATTCGCCTTTGGCACCCAGACGGCCGGCTCGACCATCCGGCCCGCCTCCTTCTGCGGCATTGCCGGCTTCAAGCCCTCCTACCGGATCCTGCCGACGGTCGGGCTGAAGACCTTCTCCTGGAATCTCGACACGGTCGGCGTTTTCGCGGCAAGCGTGGCGGATTGCGCTTTCGTGCTCTCTGCGATTTCCGGCCGGGAGTTTCACCTCGGGGATGCCGACGCGGCCGCGCCGAGGGTCGCTGTCCTGAGATCCGGCTTCTCGGTCGAGGCCGACGCCGAGATGCTGGGCGCGCTGGATGAGGCCGCCCGGATCGCCGAAGCGGCCGGTGCGACGATCGTCGACTTCGCCTTCGACCCGGCGCTGATCGCGGCCGACAACGCTCATCCGGTGATCATGAACCACGAGGCGGCGCTCGCGCTGGCCTATGAGTTCGACCACCACGGCGACGCGCTGTCCCCACGGATGAGGGAGGCGCTCGCTGCAGGTGGAGCCATTTCTGTTGCCGATTACGACGCCGCCCGCTCGATCGCCCATCGTGGACGCCGGCGTTTCGACGACATTTTCGAGGCTTTCGATGTCATCCTGTGTCCCTCCGCGCCGGGCGCAGCGCCCGCCGGCCTGGAGGCAACCGGCAACCCGGCGTTCAATCGCCTTTTCACGTTGATCGGTGCGCCCACGGTCAGCGTCCCCGGCATGCACACGTCCGCAGGACTCCCTTTAGGACTTCAGGTTGTATCCAGATTTGGCAGTGATGACATGGCCTTAAGGGCCGCTCATTGGCTGGAATTACAAATGGCACGCAAATAG
- a CDS encoding KTSC domain-containing protein: MEQIRVNSRVIKSMFYDYARNELTLNFRNGKVRRLADVPVGQVEGLAKARSPGDYYLVNLRGKYPTVERNALPLEHYVPKVRKSLRQFRDNVLRRFA; this comes from the coding sequence ATGGAGCAGATCAGAGTCAACTCCCGAGTGATCAAGTCGATGTTCTACGACTACGCCCGCAACGAACTGACTCTGAATTTCCGGAACGGCAAGGTCAGACGCCTTGCGGATGTGCCCGTCGGGCAGGTCGAAGGCCTGGCGAAGGCCCGGTCACCGGGTGACTACTATCTGGTCAATCTTCGCGGCAAATACCCCACCGTCGAGCGAAATGCTCTGCCGCTGGAACATTACGTTCCCAAGGTCAGGAAAAGCCTTCGCCAGTTTCGCGACAACGTCCTGCGACGTTTCGCCTGA
- a CDS encoding adenylate/guanylate cyclase domain-containing protein — protein sequence MSVAQRLSGPSELILGFQSLVVEEVRRIGPAAALEDLEKVLVAAQTLGQIVQRLLMNDLGDEFSALDDATLRHDLRTPVNAIIGYSELVLEDFAGDLDGSVEADIRLVLTECGRLLDQIESLLIFSRRQGETVAAEAAEVSMAEALARSLSGQDERKPVDGGRILVIDDTPANCELLMRQLARHGHEVTTATSGREAMEILRRETFHLALIDILMPDLNGIELLACLKSDPDWRDMAVIMVSGLKETEAVLRCISAGAEDYLQKPIDPVLLHARVDACIERMRLRERERQFLARIEYEKERADSLLQAMLPEPVIRRLGNGEVIIADRFEDVTVIFADIVDFTPLVARTDPSMLLKQLGVIFSEFDDLADKHGIEKIKTIGDAYMAVAGVPDPVHDHVWRALAFARDIIHATSCGALAHTGLAIRVGLHRGPVIAGLIGRKRFVYDVWGETVNLASRLESTSPVGRIHLSAAALEGLEGLDLAPQAAENFLKGIGRMTTYVVD from the coding sequence GTGAGTGTCGCACAACGGCTGTCCGGGCCGTCGGAGCTGATCCTCGGCTTCCAGTCGCTCGTGGTGGAGGAAGTGCGCCGCATCGGGCCGGCCGCCGCCCTCGAAGACCTTGAAAAGGTTCTCGTCGCCGCCCAGACCCTCGGCCAGATCGTGCAGCGCCTGCTGATGAACGACCTCGGCGACGAATTCTCGGCGCTCGACGATGCGACTCTGCGCCACGATCTGCGCACGCCGGTCAACGCGATCATCGGCTATTCCGAACTGGTGCTGGAGGATTTCGCCGGCGATCTCGACGGCTCGGTCGAGGCCGACATCCGGCTGGTTCTCACCGAATGTGGACGTCTTCTGGATCAGATCGAGTCCCTTCTGATCTTCTCCAGACGGCAGGGCGAGACGGTGGCCGCCGAGGCCGCCGAAGTCAGCATGGCCGAAGCACTGGCCCGCTCCCTCTCGGGACAGGACGAGCGCAAGCCGGTTGACGGCGGGCGGATTCTCGTCATCGACGATACGCCCGCCAATTGCGAATTGCTGATGCGGCAACTGGCCCGGCACGGGCATGAGGTGACAACCGCGACCTCCGGGCGCGAAGCGATGGAGATCCTGAGGCGGGAGACGTTCCACCTCGCGCTCATCGACATCCTGATGCCCGACCTCAACGGCATCGAGCTGCTCGCCTGCCTCAAGAGCGATCCGGACTGGCGCGACATGGCCGTGATCATGGTCTCGGGCCTCAAGGAAACCGAGGCGGTCCTTCGCTGCATCTCGGCCGGGGCCGAGGACTATCTGCAAAAGCCCATCGACCCGGTGTTGCTCCACGCGCGCGTCGATGCCTGCATCGAGCGCATGCGTTTGCGCGAACGCGAGCGGCAGTTTCTCGCCCGGATCGAATACGAGAAGGAACGCGCCGACTCTCTGCTTCAGGCCATGCTGCCGGAACCCGTCATTCGCAGGCTCGGCAATGGCGAGGTGATCATCGCCGACCGTTTCGAGGACGTGACGGTCATCTTCGCCGACATCGTCGACTTCACGCCGCTGGTGGCGCGGACGGATCCGTCGATGCTGCTGAAGCAGCTCGGGGTGATCTTTTCCGAGTTCGACGACCTTGCCGACAAGCACGGCATCGAGAAGATCAAGACGATCGGCGATGCCTATATGGCGGTCGCCGGTGTGCCGGATCCGGTCCACGACCACGTCTGGCGCGCGCTCGCTTTTGCCCGCGACATCATCCACGCCACCTCCTGCGGCGCACTTGCGCATACGGGTCTTGCGATAAGGGTCGGGCTTCACCGCGGACCCGTCATTGCCGGCCTCATCGGCCGCAAGCGCTTCGTCTACGACGTCTGGGGCGAGACGGTAAACCTTGCAAGCCGGCTGGAATCGACCAGTCCGGTGGGGCGCATCCACCTCTCTGCAGCCGCGCTGGAGGGCCTGGAGGGGCTGGACCTTGCTCCGCAAGCGGCCGAAAATTTCCTCAAGGGAATCGGGCGGATGACGACATATGTCGTCGACTAG
- a CDS encoding alanine racemase — MEHFASAREMTLSERPDEPVYCFRPKVLEADARHFMSEFPGKTAYAVKTNGEPFVLEALSRIGISCFDVASPAEFAAVRAVSPKAELLYMHPVKAQSDIRLALEHYRIRVMAVDHEDEVAKILRIVRALDIDPATITLFVRLQTKGHAAYELSKKFGAAPAHAVELLQRIDGIGFRCGLCFHVGSQIEEPDTYERALGSAAWVRSRAGVELVGLDVGGGFPAVYGQDPRRKVVKMPSLDEIMAQLRHDIDDWGFSDLPLVAEPGRVVVAHSISLVVRVLLKKGRRLYINDGIWASLSDSWTGKITLPARLIPDPARKRRTGKDETIVPFKVCGATCDSVDILSRPFWLPETVETGDWIEIGHIGAYSLSLRTRFNGFYPNRVVEVDTSFDEETGLLGLASLETMSD; from the coding sequence ATGGAGCATTTTGCCAGCGCCCGCGAGATGACCCTTTCGGAGCGACCGGACGAACCGGTCTACTGCTTCCGGCCGAAAGTGCTCGAGGCAGACGCGCGCCACTTCATGAGCGAGTTTCCCGGCAAGACCGCCTATGCGGTGAAGACCAACGGCGAGCCCTTCGTTCTGGAAGCTCTGAGCCGAATCGGCATTTCCTGTTTCGACGTCGCCTCGCCCGCGGAATTCGCCGCCGTGCGCGCCGTATCGCCAAAGGCCGAACTGCTCTACATGCACCCCGTGAAGGCACAGTCCGACATCCGCCTCGCGCTGGAGCACTATCGAATCCGTGTCATGGCCGTGGACCACGAGGACGAGGTCGCGAAGATCCTGCGCATCGTGCGGGCGCTCGATATCGACCCCGCCACCATCACGCTCTTCGTTCGGCTGCAGACCAAGGGCCATGCGGCCTACGAACTTTCCAAGAAATTCGGCGCCGCGCCGGCCCATGCGGTGGAACTTTTGCAGCGGATCGACGGCATCGGCTTTCGCTGCGGCCTGTGTTTCCATGTCGGCAGCCAGATCGAGGAGCCGGACACCTACGAGCGGGCGCTCGGATCCGCGGCCTGGGTGCGCTCACGGGCCGGTGTCGAACTCGTCGGCCTCGACGTCGGCGGCGGATTTCCTGCGGTCTACGGGCAAGACCCGCGCCGCAAGGTGGTGAAAATGCCATCCCTCGACGAGATCATGGCCCAGCTTCGCCACGATATCGACGACTGGGGCTTTTCCGATCTGCCGCTCGTCGCGGAGCCGGGCCGCGTGGTCGTCGCGCATTCCATCTCGCTGGTCGTGCGGGTGCTGCTGAAAAAGGGTCGCCGCCTTTACATCAATGATGGAATCTGGGCCTCGCTGTCGGATTCCTGGACCGGCAAGATCACCCTACCCGCGCGGCTCATTCCCGACCCGGCGCGGAAGCGACGCACCGGCAAGGATGAGACCATCGTGCCGTTCAAGGTGTGCGGGGCGACCTGCGATTCGGTCGATATTCTCTCGCGTCCCTTCTGGCTGCCGGAAACGGTGGAGACGGGCGACTGGATCGAGATCGGCCATATCGGGGCCTATTCGCTGTCGCTGCGCACGCGGTTCAACGGTTTCTATCCGAACCGCGTCGTCGAAGTGGACACCTCCTTCGACGAGGAGACGGGCCTGCTCGGTCTGGCGTCGCTGGAGACCATGTCGGACTGA